A genomic stretch from Oscarella lobularis chromosome 11, ooOscLobu1.1, whole genome shotgun sequence includes:
- the LOC136192651 gene encoding probable E3 ubiquitin-protein ligase HECTD2 isoform X2, whose translation MTFPRCGSSVCPNPLCFSSPKSRTHKPEFAALMSMELASRADPHLLCPGCKNKSASFKGLDSEPRKSFLHAFLCTSPFKSLFRETLPLGEDDLDSDWVGKQRRSRPSSLQFDLSMKDSRFLRRAMSSCVDVAEGKDFSLPYLTLPIVESVIVRYNETGNFDFVSNMLKSGFMSSKKLNTSFRSVCNSVRLSEEEDDDDDRTVGEEKRGGLDYESVSQAYSLILKIEPKELVAMALTNAIEILLTALESQTVKPDEIYQLLIIMENPFLADISYHEILKKLCKIVCSFQTSTRHAFMREISSYDTDRFLRLVGIFEDHLGSLVYPKQRSESHLIHPVEVLAILYNANEEAFHRRRECVVPFTAFYNEALSKKLDIKYEYKAWDSYKKEVKKKRKSFGDFHLFDYPFLFNPTSKIKILHIDAVTQMKGEYEDALVQQAALYQAQSILDSSGQSGIRDVQAVTSPFLVLDIRRDHIVEDSLARLADRERDLKKPLKIRYVGGGEQGFDMGGVQKEFFHVLVDSIFDPSYGMFNYVEQSRCFWFNSASLETEKEFELVGILLGLAIYNGVILDVHFPSAVYKKLQGVPLTLDDLVDVQPSLGRSLQQLLDFDGDVENVFCFTFQISYMVYGQVVDVDLIPNGSTTAVTMTNRKEFVDLYVQHLLVDSIAPQYEAFNRGIKKVCGTDALGLCRPEELELLICGSPHLDFDLLEKSTLYEGYKRDSDVIQWFWEIVHDMTKEQKKQLLMFVTGSDRVPLKGMGSLSFAIQRHSDDLDRLPSAMTCFSRLFLPPYESKRMLHERLTKAIENAKGFGLV comes from the exons atgacgttcCCAC GCTGTGGCTCGTCAGTCTGCCCAAATCCGCTCTGTTTCTCCAGTCCCA AAAGTCGCACTCACAAACCGGAATTTGCAGCATTGATGAGCATGGAACTAGCGTCTCGAGCAGA tccTCATCTTCTTTGTCCCGGATGCAAGAACAAAAGTGCCAGCTTCAAGGGACTGGATTCTGAGCCGCGAAAATCGTTTCTACACGCATTTTTATGCACGTCTCCTTTCAAATCTCTTTTTCGTGAAACTTTGCCATTGGGTGAAGATGATCTTGATTCTGATTGGGTGGGAAAGCAAAGGCGAAGTAGACCATCTAGCTTGCAATTTGATCTC AGTATGAAAGATTCTCGCTTTTTGAGACGTGCTATGTCATCGTGTGTCGATGTGGCGGAAGGAAAA GATTTTTCCTTGCCTTATTTAACGTTGCCCATTGTAGAAAGTGTCATTGTTCGGTACAACGAAACTGgaaatttcgatttcgtgTCAAATATGCTGAAGAGTGGATTTATGTCATCTAAGAAATTGAACACGAGTTTCCGG TCTGTGTGTAATTCAGTGCGATTAtccgaagaggaagacgatgatgatgatagaACTGttggagaagagaaacgcggag GTCTTGATTACGAATCCGTTTCACAGGCGTACAGTCTCATTTTAAAAATAGAACCAAAG gagCTTGTTGCCATGGCCTTGACTAATGCTATTGAAATATTACTAACGGCTTTGGAGTCTCAGACAGTGAAACCGGACGAAATTTATCAG TTGTTAATAATTATGGAGAATCCTTTTCTGGCTGATATTTCGTATCacgaaattttgaaaaagctGTGCAAGATTGTTTGTTCCTTTCAGACGTCAACTAGACAC GCTTTTATGAGGGAAATAAGTTCTTATGACACTGATCGTTTTTTGAGACTTGTTGGAATATTCGAAGATCATTTGGGGTCCCTGGTGTATCCAAAGCAACG TTCTGAATCGCATTTGATTCATCCTGTCGAAGTTCTGGCTATTCTTTACAACGCCAATGAAGAG GCGTTTCATCGACGTAGAGAGTGTGTTGTACCGTTTACTGCGTTCTATAACGAAGCTCTTTCGAA gaAGTTAGACATTAAGTACGAATACAAGGCTTGGGATTCTTACAAGAAAGA agtaaagaagaaaaggaagagttTTGGAGACTTTCATCTCTTCGACTATCCATTTCTCTTCAATCCAACG tCTAAAATCAAGATTCTTCACATCGACGCTGTTACGCAAATGAAAGGGGAATACGAAGACGCTTTAGTCCAACAAGCG GCTCTTTATCAAGCCCAATCTATACTGGACTCAAG TGGACAGAGTGGGATTCGTGACGTCCAAGCAGTGACGTCTCCTTTTCTGGTGCTCGACATCCGAAGAGATCACATCGTAGAAGACTCCCTAGCAAGACTAGCGGATAGAGAACGCGATTTGAAGAAGCCTCTCAAAATTCGCTATGTTGGTGGAGGGGAGCAG GGTTTTGACATGGGCGGGGTCcagaaagaattttttcacgtcCTTGTCGATTCCATATTCGATCCGTCGTACGGAATGTTCAATTATGTCGAGCAGTCGCGATGCTTTTGGTTTAATA gtgCTTCGTTGGAGACTgagaaagaatttgaattaGTGGGAATTCTACTCG GACTTGCCATTTATAATGGCGTCATATTGGATGTTCATTTCCCCTCTGCTGTCTATAAAAAACTTCAGGGCGTCCCTCTCACATTGGATGACCTAGTCGACGTGCAG CCTTCCTTGGGTCGCAGTCTTCAACAATTACTCGATTTTGATGGGGACGTTGAAAACGTCTTTTGCTTCACATTTCAG ATTTCTTATATGGTGTATGGGCAGGTagttgacgtcgacttgATTCCTAATGGATCTACTACAGCTGTAACTATGACA AACCGTAAGGAATTCGTTGATTTGTACGTTCAGCATTTGCTTGTTGACAGCATTGCGCCTCAATATGAA gcGTTCAATCGTGGAATTAAAAAGGTTTGCGGAACCGATGCTCTAGGTCTTTGTCGTCCGGAAGAGCTGGAATTGCTCATTTGTGGAAGTCCTCATTTG GACTTTGATTTACTTGAAAAATCGACTCTTTATGAAGGCTACAAGAG AGATTCCGATGTCATTCAGTGGTTTTGGGAAATTGTTCACGATATGACCAAAGAACAGAAAAAGCAATTGCTAATGTTTGTAACAGGAAGTGACAGG GTGCCGCTAAAAGGAATGGGAAGTCTAAGCTTTGCCATACAGAGACACAGCGATGATTTGGACCG ATTGCCGTCAGCAATGACCTGCTTCAGTCGGCTCTTTTTGCCTCCTtacgaaagcaaaagaatGCTTCACGAAAGACTGACAAAAGCGATAGAAAATGCCAAAGGCTTCGGCTTAGtctga
- the LOC136192651 gene encoding probable E3 ubiquitin-protein ligase HECTD2 isoform X1: MANERNRRKDVYSAKEGPKPREDSSKEIFGHLVRRYYYQLTKGCGSSVCPNPLCFSSPKSRTHKPEFAALMSMELASRADPHLLCPGCKNKSASFKGLDSEPRKSFLHAFLCTSPFKSLFRETLPLGEDDLDSDWVGKQRRSRPSSLQFDLSMKDSRFLRRAMSSCVDVAEGKDFSLPYLTLPIVESVIVRYNETGNFDFVSNMLKSGFMSSKKLNTSFRSVCNSVRLSEEEDDDDDRTVGEEKRGGLDYESVSQAYSLILKIEPKELVAMALTNAIEILLTALESQTVKPDEIYQLLIIMENPFLADISYHEILKKLCKIVCSFQTSTRHAFMREISSYDTDRFLRLVGIFEDHLGSLVYPKQRSESHLIHPVEVLAILYNANEEAFHRRRECVVPFTAFYNEALSKKLDIKYEYKAWDSYKKEVKKKRKSFGDFHLFDYPFLFNPTSKIKILHIDAVTQMKGEYEDALVQQAALYQAQSILDSSGQSGIRDVQAVTSPFLVLDIRRDHIVEDSLARLADRERDLKKPLKIRYVGGGEQGFDMGGVQKEFFHVLVDSIFDPSYGMFNYVEQSRCFWFNSASLETEKEFELVGILLGLAIYNGVILDVHFPSAVYKKLQGVPLTLDDLVDVQPSLGRSLQQLLDFDGDVENVFCFTFQISYMVYGQVVDVDLIPNGSTTAVTMTNRKEFVDLYVQHLLVDSIAPQYEAFNRGIKKVCGTDALGLCRPEELELLICGSPHLDFDLLEKSTLYEGYKRDSDVIQWFWEIVHDMTKEQKKQLLMFVTGSDRVPLKGMGSLSFAIQRHSDDLDRLPSAMTCFSRLFLPPYESKRMLHERLTKAIENAKGFGLV, encoded by the exons ATGGCAAATGAGAg AAATCGGCGAAAGGACGTTTATTCTGCAAAAGAAGGCCCGAAACCGAGAGAAGACTCGTCGAAA GAAATATTCGGCCATTTGGTTCGACGCTATTATTATCAGCTAACGAAAGGCTGTGGCTCGTCAGTCTGCCCAAATCCGCTCTGTTTCTCCAGTCCCA AAAGTCGCACTCACAAACCGGAATTTGCAGCATTGATGAGCATGGAACTAGCGTCTCGAGCAGA tccTCATCTTCTTTGTCCCGGATGCAAGAACAAAAGTGCCAGCTTCAAGGGACTGGATTCTGAGCCGCGAAAATCGTTTCTACACGCATTTTTATGCACGTCTCCTTTCAAATCTCTTTTTCGTGAAACTTTGCCATTGGGTGAAGATGATCTTGATTCTGATTGGGTGGGAAAGCAAAGGCGAAGTAGACCATCTAGCTTGCAATTTGATCTC AGTATGAAAGATTCTCGCTTTTTGAGACGTGCTATGTCATCGTGTGTCGATGTGGCGGAAGGAAAA GATTTTTCCTTGCCTTATTTAACGTTGCCCATTGTAGAAAGTGTCATTGTTCGGTACAACGAAACTGgaaatttcgatttcgtgTCAAATATGCTGAAGAGTGGATTTATGTCATCTAAGAAATTGAACACGAGTTTCCGG TCTGTGTGTAATTCAGTGCGATTAtccgaagaggaagacgatgatgatgatagaACTGttggagaagagaaacgcggag GTCTTGATTACGAATCCGTTTCACAGGCGTACAGTCTCATTTTAAAAATAGAACCAAAG gagCTTGTTGCCATGGCCTTGACTAATGCTATTGAAATATTACTAACGGCTTTGGAGTCTCAGACAGTGAAACCGGACGAAATTTATCAG TTGTTAATAATTATGGAGAATCCTTTTCTGGCTGATATTTCGTATCacgaaattttgaaaaagctGTGCAAGATTGTTTGTTCCTTTCAGACGTCAACTAGACAC GCTTTTATGAGGGAAATAAGTTCTTATGACACTGATCGTTTTTTGAGACTTGTTGGAATATTCGAAGATCATTTGGGGTCCCTGGTGTATCCAAAGCAACG TTCTGAATCGCATTTGATTCATCCTGTCGAAGTTCTGGCTATTCTTTACAACGCCAATGAAGAG GCGTTTCATCGACGTAGAGAGTGTGTTGTACCGTTTACTGCGTTCTATAACGAAGCTCTTTCGAA gaAGTTAGACATTAAGTACGAATACAAGGCTTGGGATTCTTACAAGAAAGA agtaaagaagaaaaggaagagttTTGGAGACTTTCATCTCTTCGACTATCCATTTCTCTTCAATCCAACG tCTAAAATCAAGATTCTTCACATCGACGCTGTTACGCAAATGAAAGGGGAATACGAAGACGCTTTAGTCCAACAAGCG GCTCTTTATCAAGCCCAATCTATACTGGACTCAAG TGGACAGAGTGGGATTCGTGACGTCCAAGCAGTGACGTCTCCTTTTCTGGTGCTCGACATCCGAAGAGATCACATCGTAGAAGACTCCCTAGCAAGACTAGCGGATAGAGAACGCGATTTGAAGAAGCCTCTCAAAATTCGCTATGTTGGTGGAGGGGAGCAG GGTTTTGACATGGGCGGGGTCcagaaagaattttttcacgtcCTTGTCGATTCCATATTCGATCCGTCGTACGGAATGTTCAATTATGTCGAGCAGTCGCGATGCTTTTGGTTTAATA gtgCTTCGTTGGAGACTgagaaagaatttgaattaGTGGGAATTCTACTCG GACTTGCCATTTATAATGGCGTCATATTGGATGTTCATTTCCCCTCTGCTGTCTATAAAAAACTTCAGGGCGTCCCTCTCACATTGGATGACCTAGTCGACGTGCAG CCTTCCTTGGGTCGCAGTCTTCAACAATTACTCGATTTTGATGGGGACGTTGAAAACGTCTTTTGCTTCACATTTCAG ATTTCTTATATGGTGTATGGGCAGGTagttgacgtcgacttgATTCCTAATGGATCTACTACAGCTGTAACTATGACA AACCGTAAGGAATTCGTTGATTTGTACGTTCAGCATTTGCTTGTTGACAGCATTGCGCCTCAATATGAA gcGTTCAATCGTGGAATTAAAAAGGTTTGCGGAACCGATGCTCTAGGTCTTTGTCGTCCGGAAGAGCTGGAATTGCTCATTTGTGGAAGTCCTCATTTG GACTTTGATTTACTTGAAAAATCGACTCTTTATGAAGGCTACAAGAG AGATTCCGATGTCATTCAGTGGTTTTGGGAAATTGTTCACGATATGACCAAAGAACAGAAAAAGCAATTGCTAATGTTTGTAACAGGAAGTGACAGG GTGCCGCTAAAAGGAATGGGAAGTCTAAGCTTTGCCATACAGAGACACAGCGATGATTTGGACCG ATTGCCGTCAGCAATGACCTGCTTCAGTCGGCTCTTTTTGCCTCCTtacgaaagcaaaagaatGCTTCACGAAAGACTGACAAAAGCGATAGAAAATGCCAAAGGCTTCGGCTTAGtctga
- the LOC136192651 gene encoding ubiquitin-protein ligase E3A-like isoform X3, with translation MLKSGFMSSKKLNTSFRSVCNSVRLSEEEDDDDDRTVGEEKRGGLDYESVSQAYSLILKIEPKELVAMALTNAIEILLTALESQTVKPDEIYQLLIIMENPFLADISYHEILKKLCKIVCSFQTSTRHAFMREISSYDTDRFLRLVGIFEDHLGSLVYPKQRSESHLIHPVEVLAILYNANEEAFHRRRECVVPFTAFYNEALSKKLDIKYEYKAWDSYKKEVKKKRKSFGDFHLFDYPFLFNPTSKIKILHIDAVTQMKGEYEDALVQQAALYQAQSILDSSGQSGIRDVQAVTSPFLVLDIRRDHIVEDSLARLADRERDLKKPLKIRYVGGGEQGFDMGGVQKEFFHVLVDSIFDPSYGMFNYVEQSRCFWFNSASLETEKEFELVGILLGLAIYNGVILDVHFPSAVYKKLQGVPLTLDDLVDVQPSLGRSLQQLLDFDGDVENVFCFTFQISYMVYGQVVDVDLIPNGSTTAVTMTNRKEFVDLYVQHLLVDSIAPQYEAFNRGIKKVCGTDALGLCRPEELELLICGSPHLDFDLLEKSTLYEGYKRDSDVIQWFWEIVHDMTKEQKKQLLMFVTGSDRVPLKGMGSLSFAIQRHSDDLDRLPSAMTCFSRLFLPPYESKRMLHERLTKAIENAKGFGLV, from the exons ATGCTGAAGAGTGGATTTATGTCATCTAAGAAATTGAACACGAGTTTCCGG TCTGTGTGTAATTCAGTGCGATTAtccgaagaggaagacgatgatgatgatagaACTGttggagaagagaaacgcggag GTCTTGATTACGAATCCGTTTCACAGGCGTACAGTCTCATTTTAAAAATAGAACCAAAG gagCTTGTTGCCATGGCCTTGACTAATGCTATTGAAATATTACTAACGGCTTTGGAGTCTCAGACAGTGAAACCGGACGAAATTTATCAG TTGTTAATAATTATGGAGAATCCTTTTCTGGCTGATATTTCGTATCacgaaattttgaaaaagctGTGCAAGATTGTTTGTTCCTTTCAGACGTCAACTAGACAC GCTTTTATGAGGGAAATAAGTTCTTATGACACTGATCGTTTTTTGAGACTTGTTGGAATATTCGAAGATCATTTGGGGTCCCTGGTGTATCCAAAGCAACG TTCTGAATCGCATTTGATTCATCCTGTCGAAGTTCTGGCTATTCTTTACAACGCCAATGAAGAG GCGTTTCATCGACGTAGAGAGTGTGTTGTACCGTTTACTGCGTTCTATAACGAAGCTCTTTCGAA gaAGTTAGACATTAAGTACGAATACAAGGCTTGGGATTCTTACAAGAAAGA agtaaagaagaaaaggaagagttTTGGAGACTTTCATCTCTTCGACTATCCATTTCTCTTCAATCCAACG tCTAAAATCAAGATTCTTCACATCGACGCTGTTACGCAAATGAAAGGGGAATACGAAGACGCTTTAGTCCAACAAGCG GCTCTTTATCAAGCCCAATCTATACTGGACTCAAG TGGACAGAGTGGGATTCGTGACGTCCAAGCAGTGACGTCTCCTTTTCTGGTGCTCGACATCCGAAGAGATCACATCGTAGAAGACTCCCTAGCAAGACTAGCGGATAGAGAACGCGATTTGAAGAAGCCTCTCAAAATTCGCTATGTTGGTGGAGGGGAGCAG GGTTTTGACATGGGCGGGGTCcagaaagaattttttcacgtcCTTGTCGATTCCATATTCGATCCGTCGTACGGAATGTTCAATTATGTCGAGCAGTCGCGATGCTTTTGGTTTAATA gtgCTTCGTTGGAGACTgagaaagaatttgaattaGTGGGAATTCTACTCG GACTTGCCATTTATAATGGCGTCATATTGGATGTTCATTTCCCCTCTGCTGTCTATAAAAAACTTCAGGGCGTCCCTCTCACATTGGATGACCTAGTCGACGTGCAG CCTTCCTTGGGTCGCAGTCTTCAACAATTACTCGATTTTGATGGGGACGTTGAAAACGTCTTTTGCTTCACATTTCAG ATTTCTTATATGGTGTATGGGCAGGTagttgacgtcgacttgATTCCTAATGGATCTACTACAGCTGTAACTATGACA AACCGTAAGGAATTCGTTGATTTGTACGTTCAGCATTTGCTTGTTGACAGCATTGCGCCTCAATATGAA gcGTTCAATCGTGGAATTAAAAAGGTTTGCGGAACCGATGCTCTAGGTCTTTGTCGTCCGGAAGAGCTGGAATTGCTCATTTGTGGAAGTCCTCATTTG GACTTTGATTTACTTGAAAAATCGACTCTTTATGAAGGCTACAAGAG AGATTCCGATGTCATTCAGTGGTTTTGGGAAATTGTTCACGATATGACCAAAGAACAGAAAAAGCAATTGCTAATGTTTGTAACAGGAAGTGACAGG GTGCCGCTAAAAGGAATGGGAAGTCTAAGCTTTGCCATACAGAGACACAGCGATGATTTGGACCG ATTGCCGTCAGCAATGACCTGCTTCAGTCGGCTCTTTTTGCCTCCTtacgaaagcaaaagaatGCTTCACGAAAGACTGACAAAAGCGATAGAAAATGCCAAAGGCTTCGGCTTAGtctga
- the LOC136192908 gene encoding transcription initiation factor TFIID subunit 13-like, which translates to MADADPDDDLTVQQEPVAKRKRLFTRELRCMMYGFGDDPNPYAESVDLLEDIVVEFITETTLKALSVGKKGRVHVEDIIFLIRKDPKKYTRVKELLMMNEELKKARKAFDEENY; encoded by the exons atgGCCGATGCTGatcccgacgacgatctg ACGGTCCAACAGGAACCGGTGGCCAAGCGAAAACGGCTTTTTACCCGAGAAC TTCGCTGCATGATGTACGGCTTTGGCGACGATCCTAATCCCTATGCGGAGTCGGTCGATCTCTTGGAAGACATCGTCGTGGAGTTTATTACGGAGACA ACGCTAAAGGCTTTGTCCGTCGGGAAAAAGGGCCGTGTTCACGTGGAAGATATCATATTTCTTATTAGAAAGGACCCGAAGAAGTACACGAGAGTCAAG GAACTGCTTATGATGAACGAAGAACTGAAAAAAGCCAGAAAGgccttcgacgaagaaaattattga